One window of the Candidatus Jettenia sp. genome contains the following:
- a CDS encoding DUF433 domain-containing protein — protein MKVFDRIEINPRVCNGKPVIKGTRIPISVILELIAEDKSWQEILDGYPELTKGDIHAALYYAKVSLDHSELEEINV, from the coding sequence ATGAAGGTGTTTGATAGGATTGAGATTAATCCACGAGTATGTAATGGTAAGCCAGTAATTAAAGGCACCAGGATACCTATATCAGTAATTCTTGAACTGATAGCAGAGGATAAGTCATGGCAAGAAATACTCGATGGTTATCCTGAGTTGACGAAAGGCGATATCCATGCAGCTTTGTATTATGCAAAGGTATCACTTGATCATAGTGAATTAGAAGAAATCAATGTCTAA
- a CDS encoding DUF5615 family PIN-like protein, which produces MSKPLKLYLDQMFHVNVAQALREQGYDVLRASETGQARADDYQILEKAISENRILITLDEHFGDWVVLPLSSHPGVIRIKVNPTTSGKVIKFLLHFLHKNHTSEQFKDHLVILSEKYAKWILTA; this is translated from the coding sequence ATGTCTAAGCCGTTAAAATTATACTTAGACCAAATGTTTCATGTGAATGTTGCCCAAGCTTTGCGTGAACAAGGATATGATGTATTGCGTGCTTCTGAAACGGGCCAGGCAAGAGCGGACGACTATCAGATTTTAGAAAAGGCAATATCCGAAAATCGTATATTAATTACCCTTGATGAGCATTTTGGAGATTGGGTGGTATTACCACTCAGTAGCCATCCAGGGGTTATTCGAATTAAGGTGAATCCAACCACTTCCGGAAAAGTTATTAAATTTCTTTTGCATTTCTTACACAAGAATCATACATCAGAACAATTTAAAGATCATTTAGTTATACTATCAGAAAAATATGCAAAGTGGATTCTGACCGCATAA
- a CDS encoding cache domain-containing protein → MQIQNFFYERYGDVNVLSKNPLVIQSLPRFSNAFKDGGFDSSNYRQIDMYYGPLLEHFLRQYGYNNIFLVDIDGNVVFSVRKDEHIGTNLKTGEYSSFSIGEVFKEGLNHIKFSDLSWCEDSKDFTFMAAAPVFDLTNKLLGVIIVEVPYSKIDVFLSQRDGLGETGEIYIVGDDNFIRSKSRFFTQNTILKLEIDTEGTQDAFRGNTDIKIIKDYRNIPVISAYTPLENLRDVNWILLVKIDVKEALHSVLAIKTDLIIIGTIITIITVTYLYFTLRKKQVKSTAAELP, encoded by the coding sequence ATGCAGATTCAAAATTTTTTCTATGAAAGATATGGAGACGTCAATGTGCTTTCCAAAAATCCATTAGTTATTCAAAGCTTACCACGGTTCTCAAATGCCTTTAAGGATGGTGGCTTTGACAGCTCTAATTACAGACAGATAGATATGTATTATGGCCCACTATTGGAGCATTTTCTCAGGCAATACGGTTACAATAACATATTTCTTGTGGATATAGATGGTAATGTTGTATTCAGCGTTAGAAAGGATGAACACATCGGAACAAACTTGAAAACAGGAGAATACAGTTCATTTTCTATTGGAGAAGTATTTAAAGAGGGATTAAATCATATTAAATTTTCTGATTTAAGCTGGTGTGAAGACTCAAAAGATTTTACCTTCATGGCAGCCGCTCCTGTATTCGATCTTACCAATAAGCTCCTGGGTGTTATTATTGTTGAAGTACCCTACTCCAAGATTGATGTATTTTTATCCCAAAGAGACGGATTAGGTGAAACAGGTGAAATTTATATTGTGGGCGATGATAATTTTATACGCTCAAAATCAAGATTTTTTACACAAAATACTATTCTCAAACTTGAAATTGACACAGAAGGCACTCAAGACGCTTTTCGTGGAAATACCGATATAAAAATCATAAAGGATTATCGTAATATCCCTGTAATTAGCGCATACACACCGCTTGAAAATCTCAGAGATGTTAACTGGATATTGTTAGTAAAAATTGATGTGAAAGAAGCCCTTCATTCCGTTCTTGCTATAAAAACAGACCTGATTATCATTGGGACTATAATTACTATCATCACCGTAACGTACCTCTATTTTACCCTTCGGAAAAAGCAGGTAAAAAGTACTGCTGCAGAACTTCCATAG
- a CDS encoding right-handed parallel beta-helix repeat-containing protein: MRKLKGKLCKFLFCKLVVLCCLSGASYAGTIHVPEDYSTIKAAVSNASSGDVIIIAPGTYRENGIDINKKLTITSQYYTTKDTKYINQTVIDGGRSTVFETVNGKGVNVEISGLKFTNASKPIIVNDLVTIKNNIFSDNGGDAISFESDGYGYVGYNTIENTSDDGIDVDGRKGYYTIEHNMILNNEDDGIEIRLYKLYDYSGPTIKYTINNNIFSGNGEDGIQLIDYSDVSDRVFSIFNNVIVNNAMAGVGCMPDGNTRENYGGSYMKERVYLYHNTIAGNVVGVTGTDNMIALNNIIANNKNVGIKRAKTDSVVGYSIFYNNGEHIKDCITADGIRRMLIRSMIPITIFWMEVPA; encoded by the coding sequence ATGAGAAAGTTGAAGGGTAAATTATGTAAATTTCTTTTCTGTAAACTAGTAGTCCTGTGTTGCTTGTCAGGTGCTTCATATGCCGGTACAATCCATGTGCCAGAGGATTACTCCACGATTAAGGCTGCGGTAAGTAATGCATCGTCCGGTGATGTTATCATTATTGCTCCCGGAACCTACCGTGAAAATGGTATCGATATCAATAAAAAGCTTACCATTACTTCTCAGTATTATACAACAAAAGATACCAAGTATATAAATCAAACCGTTATCGATGGAGGTAGGTCTACGGTATTTGAAACCGTCAACGGTAAGGGAGTAAATGTAGAGATTAGCGGTCTGAAATTTACCAATGCCTCTAAGCCAATCATTGTAAACGATTTAGTCACCATAAAAAATAATATCTTTAGTGATAATGGAGGTGATGCCATTAGTTTTGAATCGGACGGCTACGGCTATGTTGGCTATAACACGATTGAAAACACGAGTGACGATGGGATTGATGTTGACGGAAGGAAGGGTTACTACACCATCGAACACAATATGATCCTAAATAATGAGGATGATGGCATAGAAATCCGTTTGTACAAGTTGTACGATTATTCCGGTCCGACGATAAAATACACCATTAATAACAATATCTTCTCGGGAAATGGTGAGGATGGCATTCAATTAATTGATTATTCTGATGTATCGGATAGGGTGTTTTCTATCTTCAATAATGTCATTGTAAACAATGCTATGGCTGGTGTAGGGTGCATGCCCGATGGAAATACCCGGGAGAATTACGGCGGATCATACATGAAGGAGAGGGTATATCTTTACCATAATACTATTGCAGGCAATGTAGTAGGTGTTACCGGTACAGATAACATGATTGCCCTGAACAACATTATAGCAAATAATAAGAATGTGGGAATAAAAAGGGCTAAGACGGATTCCGTTGTAGGGTATAGTATTTTTTATAACAATGGGGAGCATATAAAAGACTGTATTACCGCTGACGGTATCCGGAGAATGTTAATCCGAAGTATGATTCCAATTACCATCTTTTGGATGGAAGTCCCTGCATAG